A genomic window from Verrucomicrobiota bacterium includes:
- a CDS encoding transglycosylase domain-containing protein → MTAPAGKAPTAGARRGLLLLDQLGALARWVRRGGAAAGRGLRGAWSQRAVRIACSIAVTVILLPPAVLVAHVYFDRSDLPDLAAFILFQPPTTGEIVDARGEVVVQLAREYRRVVTYDQVPLVVRQAILAAEDRNFESHSGVDYSALPRVIEKTLARSLAEWKKGSGLRLRLPQGGSTITQQLVRVYFLGCLTARRDDDALFAHGLTGARVLASTLGARAANKLLRKLEEVRLALWLEDAMRREYGTREQAKREIFARYASFIYMGSSRYGFGAASEYYFEKPLASYTMEDAGRAALLAGIAKSPRDYAPVAGSSRALRRRNQILALMARNGYIPEDLARRCQAEPIGVIPRAVKIGAPAVIEHVLAELQAQGGGRFAVEDLFQGRIRVASTVDRRVQKIVNEALENGLAAYEKRHPSARGLVQGSVVVLANADAAILAEAGGRQRYKLRQSRYSDYNRVTDSLRQPGSAMKPLVYLAAFGSGLTLDETVPDEPISVPIGSAAGVKWIANYDDKFKGLIPARQALAESRNAVAVWIADAVGMEKVIRTCRDLGVRTPVQPYISTALGASEVRLLELAGAYRAMASGVRAEPHVIARVTDSSGALLYNAPGPGGELRLDGVALIQEGLRGVIRLPGGTAHALCGRRFPIPVMGKTGTTSDFRDALFVGSTYGPLGITVAVRIGFDDNRTLGNRETGGRAALPVFREILARVYKAALVGPAPEFPRDMEARIDAYLARPAPLPAGPEAALPVADAGPQGEQGTASQAFRRLAVSQRGD, encoded by the coding sequence GTGACCGCGCCGGCGGGGAAGGCTCCGACGGCAGGGGCGCGTCGCGGTCTGCTTCTGCTCGATCAGCTCGGCGCTCTCGCGCGGTGGGTCAGGCGAGGCGGCGCGGCCGCCGGCCGCGGCCTGCGCGGTGCATGGTCGCAGCGGGCCGTGCGCATTGCCTGTTCGATCGCCGTGACGGTGATCCTGTTGCCGCCGGCCGTCCTCGTCGCGCACGTGTACTTCGACCGCAGTGACCTTCCCGATCTCGCTGCGTTCATCCTCTTTCAGCCCCCAACGACAGGCGAGATCGTCGATGCGAGGGGAGAGGTCGTGGTCCAGCTCGCCCGGGAGTACCGGCGCGTAGTGACGTACGACCAGGTGCCCCTCGTCGTGCGTCAGGCCATCCTGGCGGCCGAGGACAGGAACTTCGAGTCTCATTCGGGGGTCGACTACTCCGCTCTGCCCCGGGTCATCGAAAAGACGCTGGCGCGCTCTCTGGCGGAGTGGAAGAAGGGCTCCGGCCTCCGGCTGAGGCTGCCCCAGGGCGGCTCGACGATCACGCAACAGCTCGTGCGTGTCTACTTCCTGGGATGCCTGACCGCGCGCCGGGATGACGACGCCCTGTTCGCGCACGGCCTGACGGGCGCGCGAGTTCTGGCGTCGACCTTGGGTGCCCGCGCCGCCAACAAGCTGCTTCGGAAGCTGGAGGAGGTGCGCCTGGCCCTCTGGCTCGAGGATGCGATGCGAAGGGAGTACGGGACGCGGGAGCAGGCAAAGCGCGAGATCTTCGCTCGCTATGCGAGCTTCATCTACATGGGCAGCAGTCGCTACGGCTTCGGCGCGGCCTCCGAGTACTACTTCGAGAAGCCGCTGGCCAGTTACACGATGGAGGATGCCGGACGGGCGGCGTTGCTGGCGGGGATCGCCAAGTCGCCGCGTGACTATGCGCCCGTGGCGGGCAGCTCGCGAGCGCTGCGGCGCCGCAACCAGATCCTGGCCCTGATGGCCCGCAACGGCTACATCCCCGAGGATCTCGCCCGGCGCTGCCAGGCCGAGCCAATCGGCGTCATCCCTCGCGCAGTGAAGATCGGCGCGCCCGCGGTGATCGAGCATGTGTTGGCCGAGCTGCAGGCACAGGGCGGCGGCCGCTTCGCGGTGGAAGACTTGTTCCAGGGCCGGATACGCGTTGCCTCCACGGTCGATCGGCGGGTGCAGAAGATCGTGAACGAGGCGTTGGAGAACGGACTGGCCGCCTACGAGAAACGGCATCCCAGCGCCCGGGGGTTGGTCCAGGGTTCGGTGGTAGTGCTGGCCAACGCGGACGCGGCAATCCTTGCCGAGGCGGGGGGGCGGCAACGGTACAAACTGCGGCAGAGCCGCTACTCCGACTACAACCGCGTGACGGACTCTCTGCGTCAGCCTGGTTCGGCGATGAAGCCACTCGTGTACCTGGCCGCCTTCGGCAGCGGTCTGACGCTCGACGAGACAGTGCCCGACGAGCCCATCAGCGTACCGATCGGCTCCGCGGCGGGGGTCAAGTGGATCGCCAACTACGACGACAAGTTCAAGGGTCTGATCCCCGCCCGCCAGGCGCTGGCCGAATCCCGCAATGCGGTGGCGGTGTGGATCGCCGACGCCGTCGGCATGGAGAAGGTCATCCGGACCTGTCGGGACTTGGGCGTTCGCACGCCGGTGCAGCCCTACATCAGCACGGCGCTCGGCGCGTCCGAGGTCCGGCTGCTCGAGCTCGCGGGCGCGTATCGGGCGATGGCCTCGGGCGTGCGCGCGGAGCCTCACGTGATCGCGCGCGTCACCGACAGCTCAGGAGCCCTGCTCTACAACGCGCCAGGACCCGGCGGGGAGCTTCGTCTGGATGGCGTGGCTCTCATCCAGGAGGGCCTTCGCGGTGTGATCCGCCTCCCCGGCGGGACCGCCCACGCGCTCTGCGGAAGGCGATTCCCGATTCCGGTGATGGGCAAGACCGGCACCACGAGCGATTTCCGGGATGCGCTCTTCGTCGGGTCCACCTACGGGCCGCTGGGCATCACGGTCGCAGTCCGGATCGGCTTCGACGACAACCGCACGCTGGGCAACAGGGAGACTGGCGGGCGTGCGGCCCTGCCTGTGTTCCGAGAAATCCTGGCGCGCGTCTACAAAGCCGCCTTGGTCGGGCCGGCCCCGGAGTTCCCCCGTGACATGGAGGCCCGGATAGACGCGTACCTGGCTCGTCCGGCACCCCTCCCCGCTGGGCCGGAAGCGGCCTTGCCCGTCGCCGACGCGGGGCCGCAGGGCGAACAGGGAACGGCAAGTCAGGCGTTCCGCCGATTGGCTGTCTCGCAACGTGGCGACTGA
- a CDS encoding B12-binding domain-containing radical SAM protein produces MRILLVYPETPNTFWSFRHALRLVSRPAAFPPLGLLTIAAMLPRDWDLRLLDLNVEPLTDETLAGADFVFLSAMLVQRASVANVVARCKRLGTPIVAGGPLFTAMHAEFPDIQHFVLGEAEGVIPALVDDMRSRNVRACYQALDRPDITRLAVPRWDLVAPGNYHAMAVQFSRGCPYDCEFCDIVAMNGRVPRTKHPSQLVAEVEALRARGWRDGIFIVDDNFIGAEAKTKALLRELIRWRERTGTRISFLTETSVNLAQDGELLELMAAAGFGKVFVGIETPALESLAECHKLQNTRGDLLAAVQTIQRAGIEVMGGFIVGFDSDPRDIFARQFEFIQRSGVATAMVGLLTALPQTRLYKRLLGEGRIESESTGDNTGATLNFTPKLDKEFLLAGYRDLMRRLYDPQVYCQRIRVFLDHHRPRSGGARVSPREALAFVRSLWLLGLRNRGRWAFWRLFCTTLLRRPRQFHSAIELAIQGYHLRRVASSL; encoded by the coding sequence ATGCGGATCCTCCTCGTCTACCCGGAGACGCCCAACACCTTCTGGAGCTTCCGGCACGCTCTGCGGCTCGTCTCCCGGCCCGCGGCGTTTCCGCCTCTGGGCCTCTTGACGATCGCCGCCATGCTGCCGCGCGACTGGGATCTCCGCCTGCTGGACCTGAACGTCGAACCCCTCACCGATGAGACCCTGGCGGGCGCGGACTTCGTCTTTCTGAGCGCCATGCTCGTCCAGCGCGCCTCCGTCGCCAACGTCGTCGCGCGCTGCAAGCGACTCGGGACGCCCATCGTCGCGGGAGGGCCGCTCTTCACAGCCATGCATGCCGAGTTCCCTGACATCCAACACTTCGTCCTCGGCGAGGCCGAGGGCGTGATTCCGGCGCTCGTCGACGACATGCGGTCGCGCAACGTCCGGGCCTGCTACCAGGCACTCGATCGACCCGACATCACGCGCCTGGCTGTCCCGCGCTGGGACCTCGTCGCCCCCGGCAACTACCACGCCATGGCCGTGCAGTTCTCGCGCGGCTGCCCGTACGATTGCGAGTTCTGTGACATCGTGGCCATGAACGGGCGCGTGCCACGCACCAAGCACCCGAGTCAGCTCGTCGCCGAGGTCGAGGCACTCCGCGCACGCGGCTGGCGCGACGGCATCTTCATCGTCGACGACAACTTCATCGGCGCCGAGGCCAAGACCAAGGCCCTCCTGCGAGAGTTGATCCGCTGGCGCGAGCGCACGGGTACCCGGATCAGCTTCCTGACAGAGACGTCCGTCAACCTCGCCCAGGACGGCGAGCTGCTGGAGCTGATGGCCGCCGCCGGCTTTGGCAAGGTGTTCGTCGGCATCGAGACGCCCGCGCTCGAGAGCCTCGCCGAGTGTCACAAGCTCCAGAACACGCGCGGCGACCTGCTCGCCGCCGTGCAGACCATCCAGCGCGCTGGCATCGAGGTGATGGGCGGCTTCATCGTGGGCTTCGACAGCGATCCCCGCGACATCTTCGCCCGCCAGTTCGAGTTCATCCAGCGCTCCGGAGTCGCCACCGCCATGGTGGGCCTGTTGACGGCCTTGCCGCAGACGCGACTGTACAAGCGCCTGCTGGGCGAGGGCCGCATCGAATCGGAGAGCACGGGCGACAATACCGGTGCCACCCTCAACTTCACGCCGAAGCTCGACAAGGAGTTCCTGCTGGCGGGCTATCGCGACCTGATGCGTCGTCTCTACGACCCGCAGGTCTACTGCCAGCGGATTCGCGTCTTCCTCGACCACCATCGCCCAAGGAGCGGTGGCGCGCGCGTCTCCCCCCGGGAGGCCCTCGCGTTCGTGCGGTCGCTCTGGCTCCTGGGCCTGCGCAACAGAGGGCGTTGGGCCTTTTGGCGGCTCTTCTGTACGACGCTCTTGCGACGGCCCCGCCAGTTCCACAGCGCGATCGAGCTGGCGATCCAGGGCTATCATCTGCGCCGCGTCGCATCCTCTCTCTGA
- a CDS encoding lmo0937 family membrane protein, with the protein MLWTILVLLGILWLLGVSFHVGGSLIHLLLVLGLIVLIVSAFTGRRLA; encoded by the coding sequence ATGCTGTGGACGATTCTCGTGCTGCTCGGCATCCTGTGGCTGTTGGGCGTCAGCTTCCACGTTGGCGGTAGTCTGATTCACCTGCTGCTGGTCCTGGGACTCATCGTGTTGATCGTCAGCGCGTTCACCGGTCGGCGACTCGCGTAG
- a CDS encoding transposase, protein MGRPTGNAVAERFILTMKSDLIWTRDWESAAELRSALAARLKTYHYERPHQALGWKTPAEKRAENLKLRLAEAA, encoded by the coding sequence GTGGGTCGCCCCACTGGCAACGCTGTCGCTGAGCGCTTCATCCTGACGATGAAGAGCGATCTCATCTGGACGCGCGACTGGGAGTCCGCCGCGGAACTCCGCAGCGCCCTCGCGGCCCGGCTGAAGACCTACCACTACGAGAGACCACACCAGGCTCTCGGCTGGAAGACGCCGGCGGAGAAGCGCGCCGAAAACCTCAAGCTGCGCCTGGCCGAGGCCGCGTGA